DNA from Neovison vison isolate M4711 chromosome 12, ASM_NN_V1, whole genome shotgun sequence:
CTCTTGTTCCTGTCCCTGAGGTCTGTGAAGAATTTGTTTAATAAATCAACAGAAGAATCTCTGTGTTCTAGGAAGTGATGTTTTGGGGGATGAACTGAGGTGTCTGCTTTACCGCAGGGTACAACCCAGACGCGACATACGTTTCCCTCTTAGCAGCTCTCCCAATCTCCAGATCAGAGGCAATGGGCTGCCCCTGGGAAATGACAGAAAACTTCACTTTAGTTCACTCGAGAGCTTCGCTCGGTGGTACCATAGGGAGTGGGTAGTGTGGGATACTGTGGGGGGTGGGCGGGACCTTCAGCCACCAAGAAGTGTCAAGTTCCGTTCATTACATCCTTGGTGTTTCTAGAACCTTCTGTTAACTGGGTAAAGTGGCACCCAGCGAAGCGGCATCATGTTGGAGTACATGTTTGGCTCCgtaaagataaagagaaataaagtaaatattatccTTCCCTTTCTGGGAAAGCAATATAGAATAATGGCTAAAAATATAAAGTCTGTGGTTCAAGACCTGATTTTAGATCTTTGTGCTGTAATTTACTAGTTACCTGACCTTGGACATTTTTCAAGTTTCAGGTTACTCATCTGAGAAAGACAGTTATAGCAGGATCTACTATAGGGCATTTTGCAGGATTAAATATAGAGGATTTGGCTCAATTCTTGGCTCAGTACATGTTAGCTGTCATTATAGAGCGTGTGGTTTGATCTCTTTGGatgcttctttttctccaaaacCTTAAGAGTTCCAGCCAATGTTTCCCTTCTTCAAAACTGGAACACTTGAAAGTCACCAGAACACTCTTCAGGGTGTCTGCAGGGTAGGTCTTGGACATGGAAACTGATTTTAAGTTATTGCTGCCTACTGATGACAGATACCTCCGCACAAAACGGGTACAGAGGCAAAATGTAAGCACAGCTTTTCTTTAGAGGAGACACTTGACCTGCTGAGGTCTTATCTAACCACGGGGTCACAGAACAGCTTCTCAAAATGATTGTCCGTAGAGACGGTTTTGAGCTTGACCTCCTTGTGTTGGTCCTGTCAGTGTTTCATCTTGCTCTTGCTTCATTGTtggcctttccttttttaagtggGATCCCATGATTACTACGTTACCTGGCTTATACCTGCTGTCAGTTGGAGTGGTCAAACCTGCCAGCTGGATCTTTGGATGGTCAGAACATGTCGTCTGCTCCATTGGAATGCTCAGATTTGTTAATCTTCTCTTCAGCGTCGGCAACTTCTATTTGCTGTATTTGCTTTTCCGCAAGGTACAACCCAGACACAAGGTATgtttccaaaataatttattacaaGTTTATGTGTAGTCAGGTGCACCATTTTGATCAATTGGTTTTATGAGATTTGGTGAAAAGTATCTTCTACTCAttgtgttaatattttgttaagctAAAAAGCAATCCCTCTACCCCTGTGTTGgaagaaatctgtttttaaatatttgaataacttgtttatttataagacctgaaataaatgtttgtaagTCAGATgagttcagtaaatgtttattgtgcTTGTTATGTGTGCTAGGCACCATGACCACAGAAATAaataaggttttgttgttgttgtttttaccaaACTTCTATCTTCACTAGGGAAAACAGGAATACGTATATTTACCTCAGAAATTTTGAGTTGGGTTGCCTGACTTtgaattcaaaatttttttttaattaaaaaatttaaaagtatttagcTTTTGACTGGGCCCACTATTTTCAGGAAAAACCCTGAAAGTTCATCATGAAACAATAAGATTGTTGGGTATAGTAGTATAAATGCTATATGTGTATTTACATTCTCTCTACCGTAGAGTTTAGAAGGGggtatctttaaaagaaattgatgATGATGGCTAAACGAATGCTCACTGGAGGCACTACGAATTAAAGTTCAGGGAAGTGAAACCATTGCCCCATGTCCCATTCATCAGCATGTTCCTTATGGTATTTATTTAGTTCAGTCTCTTCCATACAGTAACTCCTTAACTATTTGCTGAATGACTCAAAGTATTTCAGGACATAGAAGCTTTGCCATACACGTGTATTGTCTTCATGGCTTCCAAACCTATTGCTATAACTAAAAGTTACCAGAAAGCGTCCTTACaaatgtatatttgtgtatatatatatatatacacaaatatatacgaATGTATATTTGTTTTTGCAAAACTAGAAATaagattaatattaaataattttacttaagattcagatagattttttaaaaattaatctctgTGTTAGCTCAGCAGAAATGGCATATTTATcgtgaaaataattttacatgtgttttctctttcccttaggCTGCCTCAAGTGTCCAGAGAATCTTGTCAACATTAACATTAGCAGTATTTCCCacactctatttttttaactttctttattATACAGAAGCAGGATCCATGTTTTTTACTCTTTTTGCTTATTTGATGTGTCTTTATGGAAATCATAAAACTTCAGCTTTGCTTGGATTTTGTGGCTTCATGTTTCGTCAAACTAATATCATCTGGGCTGTCTTCTGCGCGGGAAACATCATtgcacaaaaattaactgaagcTTGGAAAACTGagctacaaaagaaaaaggaggagaggcTTCCCCCTATTAAAGGACCATTTTCAGAATTCAGgaaaatttttcagtttcttttggcTTATTCCATGTCCTTTAAGAACTTGAGTATGCTTTTCCTTTTGACTTGGCCCTACATCCTTCTaatgtttctgttttgtgtttttgtagtTGTTAATGGTGGGATTGTTATTGGTGATCGAAGTAGTCATGAAGCCTGTCTACATTTTCCTCAactcttttactttttctcttttactctctttttttCGTTTCCTCACCTTTTGTCTCCTAGCAAAATTAGGGCTTTTCTTAGCTTAGTTTGGAAACGTAGAATTCAGTTTTTTGTGATTACTTTAGTCTCTCTATTTTTAGTTTGGAAATTCACTTATGCTCATAAATACTTGCTCGCAGATAATAGACATTATACATTCTATGTATGGAAAAGAGTTTTTCAAAGATACGAGATTGTGAAATACTTGTTAGttccaatatatatatttgctggTTGGAGTATAGCTGACTCATTGAAATCAAAGTCAATTTTCTGGAATTTAATGTTTTTCATATGCTTGCTTACTGTTACAGTACCTCAGAAACTGCTAGAATTTCGTTACTTCATTTTACCTTATATTATTTATAGGCTTAACATACCTCTGCCACCTATATCTAGGCTTGTTTGTGAACTGGGTTGCTATGCAGTTGTTAATTTCCTAACTTTTTATGTCTTCCTGAACAAGACTTTCCAGTGGCCAAATAGTCAGGACATTCAGAGGTTTATGTGGTAACATCGGAGATATATGTTGAATTCTAAAAATAGACTTATTTAGACTATCTCCACAATGAACAACTGAACAGGTAAAAATAATGGACTTTCTTTTGGGGACAATCGTGGTCCACAGATCACATCagattttttgtgttttaaacatCAGATATATGtgttttaaacatatataataaatccAAGGAAGTGGTAAAGAACTGAGAAGAGTTTAAGACTTGCTCCATTAGCCTAAATAATGCAAAATGAAATTGTTTACAGTTACTTCATGATATCCCTTTGGTACTGCTGGCCActcaaaaagtttgaaaaaatttTGTAAGTATTAGTTTAAGAAAACTGAGCTTTATAGTCTGaaacttatttattaattctcttcagAAAGCAATAGCAGGCAGAGTATTTGAAAAAATTTACAACTGATCAGGTAATATTCTTGATTGAAAGGTTACTTAACATTTcagtaaatacaattttaatcgTAAGGCAAAATAGACTCACAAAGATAATGTTATAAATTAGAAGCTCATTTAGTTTATCTTGTAATTAAGTTGTTGATTTTTGTTAAAAGTCTAGAAATGATCAACCCCTTTCACTaactttttacttttgttttatttatttgtttttttttagagagagagagtgcatgcacatgtgAGTGGCTGGAGGAGGGatgcagggaagggaaggcagaaagagaaggagagagaatcttaagcagactccatgcccagtgcagagctcgatgtggggctcagtctcacaaccctgagacctgaactgaaatcaagaattgggtgCTTACCCCACTGAGCATCCCAAGCACTccactaattatttttttaagtatttatttaagtaatctctacacccaatgtggggcttgaactcatgaccccaagatcaagagtggcacactattgactgagccaacctTGCCTCCCTTTCGCTAATTCTTAGGATGAAATATATGATGGACAAAGGTAAAATGTGTCGATGATAATACCTTTTAAAAGGGATTTTCATTCTAAAATACATTACTGTatagtttcctatggctgctgtaacaaataacaacaaacttcgtagcttaaaaaaaatgtctgtcaTAGCTCTCgaggctggaagtctaaaattaaggtgttggcagggctggttacttctggaggctctgagggagaatctaGCATGCAGTTCTTGCTGTTCCTTGGTTTACAGATGCAGCagtccaatctctgcctctgtcttcacatggtctttctctTATAAAGATAATGTCATTGGTTAGGGTTTACTCTAATCCAGGATGGTCTCATGTTGAGATCTTTAATTAAGTCTACAAAGACCCTTTTACCAAACAAGGGCACATTTATAGTTTCCAAGTAAACATCTTTTTTGTGGGATACTTTTCACCCACTGAAGTTACCAAAGTATATTTTAGGATAAACCTCATAAAATTAGTAGGAAATAATTCCTTTGctcagatattttaaattatgtcttTACTGAAAGGTAATTCTGAGATAACgtaattacaaaagaaaaggtAATTGGTATTTGATTCCATTATCCAAAATAGTTAGAATTGAAAGGAACTTAAGAAATCATTTGATCTAATCTTATTTTGTAGGTTAGGGAGCTACCTCTTAGATAGGATTTTTTGTATGAGTCTTTGGATTCTGTGTCTACTATTTCTTGTACATTCATTGTGTTGTCATTCCATTACAGAAAAGTATTATTCGGACATGTTAATTTTGACATGAAAACAGAACTGtgaatacaatttattttttaatctcacttTACAtttgtaaacttaaaaataactgtGAAAAAATTACTTTGTCTTTAATGTTGGATTGTGCTTTGGGTTTTAAACAGTGGGTAGATGTGGAAAGTATTCTGCATTTGCAAATATAAAATTGTACAGGTGAAAATTACAGATAACAGTCTTAAGTAATAAATACAGGGCAATCTTGTATTCTGTTCAGTACTTAGAAAGTAGATTGACTCTGGTTGTAACAGTGATTGTTGACAGATGTCtttactcattttgttttttggtaattaggtaagaaaacacaaagaaattattACATTATAATGAAGATCTGAGTTCCaggacatcaaaataaataacttccttatctattattattaatgCAAGGCTTTTGTGATTAGGAATATTTCTGAGTTGCAAAAACTTTCCCTCTAATCCATTCTAACAAACATGAGAAAACCATTCCACTCCATAGATTGGTGGAATCACTGTTCCAGTTTATTTGTAAGTGTTAAATTCCTGCTATTTTAAGAGATTGTTTGGAGGAAATCCACACTCAAGAGAGAAACAGGTTAACCTTCCTTGTTTtctataaagtatataaaatacagtacttaacattttaaaaaagaatactgtgAATTAAAAGGTGCTGTGGAGTGTAGATTTTAGAAACATCCTAAGTTGCATTtgtgttttgaatatttttcaagAATTATTGAGTACATATTTTTGTCAtgaatttttaagaagttaaatgTAATTGAATTTCTTGATTAAAAGATGATTATTTTAAGGAAAGTACTGATAAGTTGGACAGGCTGTGGAGCCTTGCAATTATTGTTGAAATCTCTAAGTaggattattttaaagaatgtcaTAGAAAGATTTAGTCCATACATTTTTAAGCCTTGTAATAAATCTTTTTGAACTTTTTCTATCTTACATGAGATTCCATAGATAAAAAGTATTTCTGCTCTATGGTGTCAGTAAGCTTGCAGTGTGCTGTGTGTTTCCTcacatatttatgttttcttttagtggATACCTAGggatctttttaatgtatctatgttttaaaattatttggaaatacaAACTAAACATAGAATGTCAGCATGAGCTTACTAAACATAGAATGTCATTTTGGTAAGATAAATTGTGTTAGCTGTctgacctcttcctcctcctcttaaaGTTATTTCTGGAACATGCTTAGTCTGTCATGAAGTACATTAATTTAAGTAGCTTTATATAGTTTATTTCTAATAGATAAATATCTAAATGTAGTATATTTCTAGTTTGAATTTCATTGCCACTatgcttaacatttttatttttttcttgataattgctgaagacaggagaggaaaagaaaagagagcctCATTATTAGTGGACAGTTATTTTACATAAACATTTAAGTAAAATACTGATAGGAAAAATGAATTCATGTTGTTAGGTTGAGAGCATTTATTATCTTTGAGgcaattagaatttttttaagtgaaacaagaaaaaagtatcatgcaaataatatgaaaaagCTTTTTTGAATGGAGATTTAAATATGACTTAGGAACCATGGGCttttagaaaaagcatttaacatgAAAGTTAGGATTTCTGTATTTGTGGCTTTAGATTTAATAAACCAAGTGATTTAGTCTTTTGTCCTCATTTCAAATGAGAACAGTATTTGTCATGACTCTGGATATTCTAGCCTGACATACATCTAGTCGTATTTCAGAAATAATTCAGCCCCCGTCAAATATCCATAAAGTtcataaatatatagtaaatgtcaaataaatgtaTACTGAATGAAGTTTTTAGTATAGGATGAAGTGAATGTCTTAGAAAAATCATACTATATAACCATAGGCTAATTTTAGGAAATAAATCACATGCGTCTTAATGAAAGCCATCCTAAACTTTTTTCTGCCTAAATTTTCTGacctagttttaactttttttatttactGTAGTGTTTAAAACTTACACATGTATTTACTTGTAAATATGttataatgttattataataGGATGTGATTTCAAAATTGTtgctgtttatttaaaataagaaaagtaactCAACCATTAAAATATAATAGCAGTAAAACTTTGATGCTTATTAAACTCTTAAGGGAAAAGAGATTTCAACCATTTATGaataatttgtgttattttagttAGGCTGCATTTTAGTATTTTAGGGATAACTGTCACTTTTTATTTAGGGtattttttgatgtatttaaaTGTGGACAATATGGCAAACATTtccaatataaaataatatagttgagaaaatgataataaaaatggatagatgatatattttttaacactTACCCATGAATCTAACACTAAATTCTTTAACATTTGGAAATTATTTCTAGGGTAAGAAGTGTTGCCACGGTAAAGAAATCCAATAATatcattatattttcttgttaAAAATTGGGCATTTGATGAACTCAATGTTAATTAAATTTGAGCCCAGTGCATCACCATCAGACAAAAAGAGATATGGTATTTTTCTGAGGAGATAAATGTTAAGCTTTGTATTGATATTTTTTCACACAGACTGGAACTTTACCATGATTCAGTTCAGTTGAACCATTGGGGTTGAGGGGacataaaaaattaggaaaagagggaagaaaactaATGGTAACTAATAATTGCtgtcatttattgagtacctacagTGTTCTAGGCATTGTACTAGCTGTTTTGTAAACATTGTCTCATTTGATCCAACTTATATGAAGCAGATACTGATTTGTCTTTCACGGCTGGAGAAACTAAAGTTAAGGCAGATCAGGCAAGTCCCCAAAGTCAGCACTGTCACTTAACGTAGATTGGCTTGACTCCCAAGcctgtgagggttttttttggttttgttttgttttttaagattttgtttatttatttgatttgtttatttgctgagagactcagcaagagagggaacacaggcatggggaatgggagaggagaagtaagcctccctccaagcagggagcccagatgctgggctcaatcccaggaccctgggatcatgacctgagctgaaggcagctgattcatgactgagccacccaggtgctccccccgCTCCCCACCGCCACCAAGACTTTTAACTGAGACTCTGCCTCAGTGAGAAAATTTTTCATTAGGAGAAGTAAAATACGGAGAGAGAGGTGATAATCTGTCTTTACTCTGCATTAGCCAGAAAATTCACGACCTATTGTTTTTTGTAcgtagtcattttttaaaatgctagcaGCTGTTTAAAGGAGCATGAACAGATAGTTATATGAGAAAGgacttttaaaactatatttaggTTGTTTAACTTGGAGAAATATAGATCCTATAATTTGATAAGCTCTTATAATTGAGTAATTATTTGGAAGAAGGATTGGACTGTTCTTTATTCCCTGAAGTTTATATCAAGGGCCAACAGATTTCAgctgattaaatttaaaaaaaatacattctgtaATTTTTTAGTCTCTCTCTGGGAATAGATCCAGAAAAAAGTAAGTTTCTCCACTCATTGACAAGATTTCTGTTTATCAGGAATGCTTCAGAAGAGATTCAGATAGTAAGTAgagttaaaatgtttttttaagatgtctCTCAACCCAGTGATTTGAAATTCATTAAGTTTGTTACAACTAATATTTTTTGCATTAATGAATAAGTCATGGTGAAGTATTTCTGGTGGATTGCATgctgtatttaatatattttaggttTCTGAACAAAAACTGTACTTTTA
Protein-coding regions in this window:
- the LOC122891412 gene encoding dol-P-Glc:Glc(2)Man(9)GlcNAc(2)-PP-Dol alpha-1,2-glucosyltransferase, whose protein sequence is MGAGMAQLEGYYFSAALSCTFLVSCLLFSAFSRALREPYMDEIFHLPQAQRYCEGHFSLSQWDPMITTLPGLYLLSVGVVKPASWIFGWSEHVVCSIGMLRFVNLLFSVGNFYLLYLLFRKVQPRHKAASSVQRILSTLTLAVFPTLYFFNFLYYTEAGSMFFTLFAYLMCLYGNHKTSALLGFCGFMFRQTNIIWAVFCAGNIIAQKLTEAWKTELQKKKEERLPPIKGPFSEFRKIFQFLLAYSMSFKNLSMLFLLTWPYILLMFLFCVFVVVNGGIVIGDRSSHEACLHFPQLFYFFSFTLFFSFPHLLSPSKIRAFLSLVWKRRIQFFVITLVSLFLVWKFTYAHKYLLADNRHYTFYVWKRVFQRYEIVKYLLVPIYIFAGWSIADSLKSKSIFWNLMFFICLLTVTVPQKLLEFRYFILPYIIYRLNIPLPPISRLVCELGCYAVVNFLTFYVFLNKTFQWPNSQDIQRFMW